A portion of the Magnolia sinica isolate HGM2019 chromosome 17, MsV1, whole genome shotgun sequence genome contains these proteins:
- the LOC131231233 gene encoding MDIS1-interacting receptor like kinase 2-like, which yields MRVTEKCDVYSFGVVALEVMMGSHPGELISSLSSSSSRQDTLLKDMLDQRLSDPMADVAQEVLFVVSMALACIRPDPDSRPTMRHVAQELSIRGPSFSLQPFHAVTLRHLMDLKV from the coding sequence ATGAGGGTGACTGAAAAATGCGATGTATATAGCTTTGGTGTTGTGGCACTTGAAGTGATGATGGGAAGTCATCCTGGGGAGCTCATCTCCTCTTTGTCATCATCAAGTAGTAGACAAGATACACTGCTAAAAGATATGCTGGACCAACGTCTCTCAGATCCGATGGCTGATGTTGCACAGGAAGTCTTATTTGTGGTATCCATGGCTCTTGCATGCATTCGGCCAGATCCAGACTCTCGGCCAACCATGCGACATGTGGCTCAGGAGCTTTCTATTAGAGGGCCTTCTTTCTCTCTACAGCCATTCCATGCAGTTACATTACGTCACCTGATGGATCTGAAGGTATAG